A single Syngnathoides biaculeatus isolate LvHL_M chromosome 18, ASM1980259v1, whole genome shotgun sequence DNA region contains:
- the sparta gene encoding spartin a isoform X1 — translation MAEPAELLLIKDRYELAFRCLSRGLSLEEGGQGSEAAEYYRKGQQHLMQGLAVPTGGPRHRGPLWERARELQRRMGGALATVGAHLSALDASRAPPPAQRQRLLADLTPSLYPVQHLYPSIPPPLPARTAQPSMSLPPVYSPQPAEGHRSLAGGAGPGESGEPSSAASESASELLLIPAGVQMFFVAPGGQVSALSQPGYLRVVSFDPQPPDQRGAVFLDVCGWLHSLTRHTPVLLAPSGIFMLPDTLAPVPGAFIGVVLSSQLPAAERETFRDLMTQLTDFRVQSPDSVGSEVISLSETVPLGPQVAFPEKEVKAPLPTWSEKMGQGLMTGATRLGNEVVRGAEATTRAIQRGALKIRDRLTPEETPSEVSPQVSKGLQAAKQATGGALRVSQFLVDGVSTMAEHLAEKVAPHVKKHGAKLIPESMKSKEGEPSNFQGARFVAARSLQGFTTVWTSLETGAKLVAKSVSSETVNTVTYKYGNDAGQATDTALRSVTNVGVTAYNVDNLGLKAILKTTGKEMAKGIVKSSKGAEADKVPEGTPGTSQGGQATTRDDKDKEMQKDMADEGKKET, via the exons ATGGCGGAGCCGGCAGAGCTGCTGCTGATCAAGGACCGGTACGAGCTGGCCTTCCGCTGCCTGAGCCGCGGCCTGTCGCTGGAGGAGGGCGGCCAGGGCTCCGAAGCCGCCGAGTACTACCGCAAGGGCCAGCAGCACCTCATGCAAGGCCTGGCCGTGCCCACCGGGGGGCCGCGTCACAGGGGCCCGCTGTGGGAGCGCGCCCGAGAGCTGCAGCGGAGGATGGGAGGCGCACTGGCCACCGTCGGCGCCCACCTCTCCGCCCTGGACGCCTCGCGGGCGCCCCCTCCCGCCCAGAGGCAGCGGCTGCTCGCGGACCTCACCCCCAGCCTTTATCCCGTGCAGCACTTGTACCCCTCCATCCCTCCGCCCCTCCCGGCGAGGACCGCGCAGCCCTCCATGTCCCTGCCGCCCGTGTACTCGCCCCAGCCCGCCGAAGGCCACCGCAGTCTGGCCGGCGGGGCCGGGCCGGGCGAGTCGGGCGAACCGAGCTCGGCGGCGTCGGAGAGCGCCAGCGAGCTGCTCCTGATCCCCGCCGGGGTGCAGATGTTCTTCGTGGCTCCCGGCGGGCAGGTGAGCGCCCTGTCGCAGCCCGGATACCTTCGCGTCGTCAGCTTTGACCCCCAGCCGCCGGATCAGAGGGGGGCCGTCTTCCTGGAT GTGTGCGGCTGGCTGCACTCGCTCACCCGCCACACGCCGGTGCTGCTGGCCCCGTCCGGCATCTTCATGCTGCCGGACACGCTGGCACCCGTGCCGGGCGCTTTTATCGGCGTGGTGCTGTCGTCGCAGCTGCCCGCCGCCGAGCGGGAGACGTTCCGGGACCTGATGACGCAGCTGACCGACTTCAGGGTGCAG AGTCCCGACAGCGTGGGTTCTGAGGTCATCAGCCTGAGTGAGACGGTCCCCCTCGGGCCTCAGGTGGCGTTCCCCGAGAAAGAGGTCAAAGCGCCTCTTCCGACTTGGAGTGAGAAGATGGGACAGGGACTCATGACAG GGGCCACCCGGTTGGGCAACGAGGTGGTCCGAGGGGCCGAGGCCACCACCAGGGCCATTCAGAGGGGGGCGCTGAAGATCCGGGACCGGCTGACGCCCGAGGAGACGCCCTCCGAGGTCAGCCCGCAGGTCTCCAAGGGCCTGCAGGCGGCCAAGCAGGCCACGGGAGGCGCTCTGCGGGTCAGCCAGTTCTTGG TGGACGGGGTGAGCACGATGGCGGAGCATCTGGCGGAGAAGGTGGCGCCTCACGTGAAGAAGCACGGCGCCAAGCTCATCCCGGAGTCCATGAAGAGCAAAGAGGGGGAGCCGTCCAATTTCCAGGGAGCCAGATTTGTTGCCGCCAGAAGCCTGCAAG GCTTCACCACCGTGTGGACAAGCCTGGAGACGGGAGCCAAGCTGGTGGCCAAGAGCGTGTCGTCCGAAACGGTCAACACGGTGACGTACAA GTACGGCAACGACGCCGGTCAGGCCACCGACACAGCGCTGCGCTCGGTGACCAACGTGGGCGTGACGGCGTACAACGTGGACAACTTGGGGCTGAAGGCCATCCTGAAGACCACCGGCAAGGAGATGGCCAAAGGCATCGTGAAGAGCTCCAAGGGCGCAGAGGCGGACAAAGTCCCCGAGGGAACGCCGGGGACGTCGCAGGGGGGACAGGCAACCACCAGAGACGACAAGGACAAGGAAATGCAGAAAGACATGGCGGACGAGGGCAAAAAAGAGACTTGA
- the sparta gene encoding spartin a isoform X2, producing the protein MAEPAELLLIKDRYELAFRCLSRGLSLEEGGQGSEAAEYYRKGQQHLMQGLAVPTGGPRHRGPLWERARELQRRMGGALATVGAHLSALDASRAPPPAQRQRLLADLTPSLYPVQHLYPSIPPPLPARTAQPSMSLPPVYSPQPAEGHRSLAGGAGPGESGEPSSAASESASELLLIPAGVQMFFVAPGGQVSALSQPGYLRVVSFDPQPPDQRGAVFLDVCGWLHSLTRHTPVLLAPSGIFMLPDTLAPVPGAFIGVVLSSQLPAAERETFRDLMTQLTDFRVQSPDSVGSEVISLSETVPLGPQVAFPEKEVKAPLPTWSEKMGQGLMTGATRLGNEVVRGAEATTRAIQRGALKIRDRLTPEETPSEVSPQVSKGLQAAKQATGGALRVSQFLVDGVSTMAEHLAEKVAPHVKKHGAKLIPESMKSKEGEPSNFQGARFVAARSLQGFTTVWTSLETGAKLVAKSVSSETVNTVTYKFRGLAKLLNTPSDV; encoded by the exons ATGGCGGAGCCGGCAGAGCTGCTGCTGATCAAGGACCGGTACGAGCTGGCCTTCCGCTGCCTGAGCCGCGGCCTGTCGCTGGAGGAGGGCGGCCAGGGCTCCGAAGCCGCCGAGTACTACCGCAAGGGCCAGCAGCACCTCATGCAAGGCCTGGCCGTGCCCACCGGGGGGCCGCGTCACAGGGGCCCGCTGTGGGAGCGCGCCCGAGAGCTGCAGCGGAGGATGGGAGGCGCACTGGCCACCGTCGGCGCCCACCTCTCCGCCCTGGACGCCTCGCGGGCGCCCCCTCCCGCCCAGAGGCAGCGGCTGCTCGCGGACCTCACCCCCAGCCTTTATCCCGTGCAGCACTTGTACCCCTCCATCCCTCCGCCCCTCCCGGCGAGGACCGCGCAGCCCTCCATGTCCCTGCCGCCCGTGTACTCGCCCCAGCCCGCCGAAGGCCACCGCAGTCTGGCCGGCGGGGCCGGGCCGGGCGAGTCGGGCGAACCGAGCTCGGCGGCGTCGGAGAGCGCCAGCGAGCTGCTCCTGATCCCCGCCGGGGTGCAGATGTTCTTCGTGGCTCCCGGCGGGCAGGTGAGCGCCCTGTCGCAGCCCGGATACCTTCGCGTCGTCAGCTTTGACCCCCAGCCGCCGGATCAGAGGGGGGCCGTCTTCCTGGAT GTGTGCGGCTGGCTGCACTCGCTCACCCGCCACACGCCGGTGCTGCTGGCCCCGTCCGGCATCTTCATGCTGCCGGACACGCTGGCACCCGTGCCGGGCGCTTTTATCGGCGTGGTGCTGTCGTCGCAGCTGCCCGCCGCCGAGCGGGAGACGTTCCGGGACCTGATGACGCAGCTGACCGACTTCAGGGTGCAG AGTCCCGACAGCGTGGGTTCTGAGGTCATCAGCCTGAGTGAGACGGTCCCCCTCGGGCCTCAGGTGGCGTTCCCCGAGAAAGAGGTCAAAGCGCCTCTTCCGACTTGGAGTGAGAAGATGGGACAGGGACTCATGACAG GGGCCACCCGGTTGGGCAACGAGGTGGTCCGAGGGGCCGAGGCCACCACCAGGGCCATTCAGAGGGGGGCGCTGAAGATCCGGGACCGGCTGACGCCCGAGGAGACGCCCTCCGAGGTCAGCCCGCAGGTCTCCAAGGGCCTGCAGGCGGCCAAGCAGGCCACGGGAGGCGCTCTGCGGGTCAGCCAGTTCTTGG TGGACGGGGTGAGCACGATGGCGGAGCATCTGGCGGAGAAGGTGGCGCCTCACGTGAAGAAGCACGGCGCCAAGCTCATCCCGGAGTCCATGAAGAGCAAAGAGGGGGAGCCGTCCAATTTCCAGGGAGCCAGATTTGTTGCCGCCAGAAGCCTGCAAG GCTTCACCACCGTGTGGACAAGCCTGGAGACGGGAGCCAAGCTGGTGGCCAAGAGCGTGTCGTCCGAAACGGTCAACACGGTGACGTACAA ATTTAGGGGCTTAGCAAAGCTATTAAACACTCCCAGTGACGTCTAA